In Carya illinoinensis cultivar Pawnee chromosome 10, C.illinoinensisPawnee_v1, whole genome shotgun sequence, one DNA window encodes the following:
- the LOC122278621 gene encoding uncharacterized protein LOC122278621 → MAPAVENRPLLLVFSDALYVHKLAAAYECQIVEGILNHQLKQFVVDREPLGVWSDASKVYEIPLGATIIEQSLEIGGYGPSYLNGFFDQAWREGMARKLFDETPDGTLAIYLSK, encoded by the exons ATGGCTCCAGCTGTAGAAAATCGTCCCCTGCTTTTGGTATTTTCTGATGCACTATATGTACACAAGCTTGCTGCTGCTTATGAGTGCCAAATTGTAGAAGGAATTCTTAACCATCAACTGAAGCAGTTTGTGGTAGATA GAGAACCTTTAGGTGTTTGGAGTGATGCTAGTAAGGTTTATGAAATTCCCCTTGGGGCAACAATTATCGAGCAGTCATTGGAAATTGGAGGGTATGGCCCTAGTTACTTGAATGGGTTTTTTGATCAGGCATGGAGGGAAGGAATGGCGCGTAAGCTGTTTGACGAAACGCCTGATGGGACTTTGGCTATTTACCTTAGCAAATAG